The proteins below are encoded in one region of Carassius auratus strain Wakin unplaced genomic scaffold, ASM336829v1 scaf_tig00214183_4049273_7079891, whole genome shotgun sequence:
- the LOC113091360 gene encoding ankyrin repeat domain-containing protein 34B-like has product MEDSTEVRTDGNSLLKAVYLCRLRLTRLLLEGGAYINESNERGETPLMVVCKSHHADAQSVPKHKIIRYLLENGADPNIQDKSGKTALMHACIERAGHEVLSLLLSSGADPSLEDHNGSSALVYAVNAGDTDALSVLLDACKAKGKEVIIITTDKLPSGRQMTKQYLNVPPPPNLEDRLHCAPVSCMCPSEILLCTPLITPPTNNQSETLGSTPTLPTSKPGSPTQDSSPLQAGSVAKLLHLQRLHSEPWLKIPPSLLLQQCKSSSLTEELLDITPEEELSFGYKGCRPPLKTTVARQQSLDVKDSTGLLRAFETSSDAERELTKEQKWLSRKMSYDGELLPHSSSHQNLKQASISDAALVDQDPGFLPNLAVSSLRNISCRRNFGMDHYSSDSQLPQFGSQPSEDLGKTGGGGTGGKEKRKLVTSRSSTLSGSRESLECLVQRKSPAMLERRGSGALLLDHISQTRPGYLPPLNPHAPIPDIKVNTSVGLNSGSKPVAGPTPVVSGSRHFVPCAPSHPRDYKNKSLLRRHSMQTEQIKQLVNFEEIFGQ; this is encoded by the exons ATGGAGGACTCAACAGAGGTGCGAACGGACGGAAACTCTTTGCTTAAAGCAGTATATCTGTGTCGCCTGAGATTGACGCGTCTGTTGCTGGAAGGAGGGGCTTACATTAATGAGAGCAATGAGAGAGGAGAAACTCCATTGATGGTGGTCTGCAAAAGTCACCATGCCGATGCTCAGAGTGTGCCAAAACACAAGATCATCAG GTATCTTCTTGAAAACGGTGCAGACCCCAACATCCAGGACAAGTCTGGTAAGACTGCCCTAATGCATGCCTGTATAGAACGGGCAGGACATGAGGTGCTGTCGCTTCTGCTGTCCAGTGGAGCTGACCCTAGTTTAGAGGACCACAATGGTTCCTCCGCTCTGGTCTATGCAGTTAATGCGGGAGACACGGATGCACTAAGTGTACTACTGGATGCCTGCAAGGCCAAGGGCAAAGAAGTCATCATCATAACAACAGACAAACTACCCTCTGGAAGACAAATGACCAAGCAGTATCTTAATGTACCACCTCCTCCAAATCTTGAGGACCGGTTGCACTGTGCCCCTGTGTCATGTATGTGCCCTTCTGAAATTCTACTCTGTACCCCTCTTATCACACCACCCACCAATAACCAATCGGAGACCTTGGGATCCACTCCAACACTGCCCACATCCAAGCCAGGATCACCGACTCAAGATTCAAGCCCTCTGCAAGCAGGTAGTGTGGCGAAGCTGTTGCATCTACAAAGGCTTCACTCAGAGCCCTGGCTGAAGATCCCTCCATCTCTGCTTCTACAGCAATGTAAGTCCTCATCCTTGACCGAGGAGCTTCTAGATATCACCCCTGAAGAGGAACTCTCCTTTGGGTACAAGGGTTGCAGACCTCCACTGAAAACGACAGTAGCTCGGCAGCAAAGCTTAGATGTCAAAGACTCTACAGGTCTGCTTAGAGCCTTTGAGACATCATCTGATGCTGAAAGAGAACTAACAAAAGAACAGAAATGGCTCAGTAGAAAAATGTCCTATGATGGAGAGTTGCTACCACACTCTTCCTCACATCAGAACCTCAAACAGGCATCCATCTCAGATGCTGCCCTAGTGGACCAAGACCCAGGCTTTCTACCCAATCTGGCAGTTTCAAGTCTGCGAAACATTTCTTGCCGGCGCAACTTTGGAATGGACCATTACAGTTCTGACTCTCAGCTGCCTCAATTTGGGAGCCAACCTTCTGAAGACCTCGGGaagacaggaggaggaggaactggagggaaggagaaACGCAAGCTTGTTACTAGCCGCTCCTCCACTCTCTCAGGATCCAGAGAGTCTCTGGAATGTCTCGTCCAGAGGAAGAGCCCAGCAATGCTGGAGCGGAGGGGATCCGGAGCCTTACTCCTAGACCATATCTCACAGACCCGGCCTGGTTATCTACCACCTCTCAATCCGCATGCGCCCATTCCAGATATCAAAGTTAATACCAGTGTTGGCCTCAACAGTGGAAGCAAGCCTGTGGCAGGACCTACACCCGTTGTTTCTGGATCCAGGCATTTTGTGCCCTGTGCCCCGAGTCATCCCAGAGATTACAAGAATAAGAGTCTGTTAAGACGACACTCCATGCAAACCGAGCAGATCAAGCAGCTGGTCAATTTTGAAGAGATTTTTGGTCAGTAA